A single genomic interval of Spinacia oleracea cultivar Varoflay chromosome 6, BTI_SOV_V1, whole genome shotgun sequence harbors:
- the LOC110786373 gene encoding uncharacterized protein — MAYINRPYGKNYYEVEREVVRDGPYGAYVADYRVDEYGNRIYHHHNRLGNSITKIVTDVIPGHHTSRNGLGNVVTGFVTTDVIPGYHHHHYPNIIDRTRY, encoded by the coding sequence ATGGCATACATCAACCGCCCCTACGGAAAGAACTACTACGAGGTTGAGAGAGAGGTCGTCCGTGACGGTCCATATGGTGCCTACGTCGCTGACTACAGGGTTGACGAATATGGAAACCGCATCTACCACCACCACAATAGGTTGGGAAATTCCATAACTAAGATTGTGACTGATGTCATTCCTGGTCATCACACCTCCCGTAACGGACTCGGAAATGTCGTAACGGGGTTTGTGACCACTGATGTTATCCCCGgctaccaccaccaccactacccTAACATCATTGATAGGacg